In Legionella sp. PATHC035, a genomic segment contains:
- a CDS encoding aspartate aminotransferase family protein, giving the protein MALITSYNPMPITFTHGEGVWLYDEHGKSYLDALSGIAVCGLGHAHPDVTKTIQQQAAKLIHTSNTFHIKQQELLAEKLTTMTGMEQAFFANSGAEANEAAIKLTRLFGHKKGIETPSIIVMERAFHGRTMATLTASGSRKVQAGFEPLVPGFIRAPFNDLDAIHTIAANREDVVAVMLEPIQGEGGIYAAEESYLRALAKLCDQHDWMLILDEIQTGNGRTGKLFTYMHYDIQPDVLTTAKGLGNGVPIGACLMSKRAKDLFKPGNHGSTFGGNPLACATALTVLEVIERDKICDKVAKNSALLMEQLIKNLGENPSVKGIRGKGYMIGIELDRPAIDARLLGLANGILFNVTADTVVRLLPPLIINEAEIEELVNRLTRTLNQFLSN; this is encoded by the coding sequence ATGGCTCTAATTACAAGTTACAATCCCATGCCAATCACTTTTACCCATGGAGAAGGCGTTTGGTTGTATGACGAACATGGAAAGAGTTATCTTGATGCCTTAAGCGGGATAGCAGTTTGTGGGTTAGGACACGCCCATCCTGATGTGACAAAAACCATACAGCAACAAGCAGCTAAACTCATTCATACCTCCAATACGTTTCATATCAAACAACAAGAATTACTCGCTGAAAAGCTGACAACCATGACGGGAATGGAGCAAGCTTTTTTTGCTAACTCCGGTGCCGAAGCAAATGAGGCAGCGATTAAATTGACTCGCCTTTTTGGTCATAAAAAAGGCATAGAAACCCCTTCAATTATTGTTATGGAAAGAGCGTTTCATGGTCGCACCATGGCCACTTTAACTGCTTCTGGGAGCCGTAAGGTGCAAGCAGGTTTTGAGCCCTTAGTGCCTGGGTTTATTCGCGCGCCTTTTAATGATTTGGATGCCATTCACACGATTGCCGCAAATAGAGAGGATGTGGTTGCGGTGATGCTTGAACCGATTCAAGGTGAAGGTGGAATTTATGCTGCGGAAGAGAGCTACCTTCGCGCCCTCGCCAAGCTCTGTGATCAACACGACTGGATGCTTATTTTGGATGAAATCCAAACTGGAAATGGCCGTACAGGAAAGCTTTTTACCTACATGCACTACGACATTCAACCTGATGTCCTCACTACTGCCAAAGGTCTAGGTAACGGTGTCCCTATCGGTGCATGTCTGATGAGTAAACGAGCAAAAGACTTATTTAAACCAGGTAATCATGGCTCGACTTTTGGTGGCAATCCTCTGGCTTGTGCTACCGCGTTAACCGTATTGGAAGTTATAGAGCGCGATAAAATTTGTGATAAGGTCGCCAAAAACAGCGCCCTGTTAATGGAACAATTAATCAAAAATCTTGGGGAAAATCCCAGTGTGAAAGGGATTCGCGGTAAAGGCTACATGATAGGCATCGAACTGGACCGACCCGCGATTGACGCTCGTTTACTGGGACTTGCCAATGGCATATTATTTAACGTTACTGCTGATACGGTGGTACGACTTTTACCCCCATTAATCATTAACGAAGCAGAAATAGAGGAATTAGTTAATCGATTAACGCGCACCCTGAATCAATTTCTCAGTAATTAA
- the grxD gene encoding Grx4 family monothiol glutaredoxin, protein METLEKIKKQIAENAILLYMKGSPKMPQCGFSARAVQCIESCGVDFAYVDVLANPDIRQTLPQYSDWPTFPQLYVKGELIGGSDIIAELFQQGELETMLRDAIAA, encoded by the coding sequence GTGGAAACTTTAGAAAAAATTAAAAAGCAAATAGCAGAAAATGCCATTCTACTTTATATGAAAGGATCGCCAAAAATGCCACAATGCGGATTTTCTGCGCGTGCGGTACAATGCATTGAGTCATGTGGTGTCGATTTTGCCTATGTCGATGTTCTAGCTAATCCTGACATTCGCCAAACATTACCACAATATTCTGATTGGCCGACTTTCCCACAACTCTATGTGAAGGGAGAGTTAATCGGTGGTTCTGATATTATTGCCGAGCTGTTCCAACAAGGTGAATTAGAAACCATGTTGCGTGATGCAATTGCGGCATAA
- a CDS encoding peroxiredoxin, translating to MSVLVGRKAPDFTVAAVMPNGEIMDKFNLHEHLKGKYGLVFFYPLDFTFVCPSELIALDHRLDEFKSRNVEVVAVSIDSHFTHNAYRNTPINKGGIGPVRFTMAADITHSICQSYGVEHPAAGVAFRGAFIIDTNGVVRSQIVNDLPIGRNMDEIIRIIDAVQHFEENGEVCPAGWQKGKAGMKASTEGVAAYLAEHSENL from the coding sequence ATGAGTGTATTAGTGGGACGAAAAGCCCCTGATTTTACCGTAGCGGCTGTTATGCCTAACGGTGAGATTATGGATAAATTTAATTTACACGAGCATTTAAAAGGTAAGTACGGTCTCGTATTTTTTTATCCTCTTGATTTTACTTTTGTATGTCCTTCTGAATTGATTGCTTTAGATCATCGACTCGATGAGTTCAAAAGCCGTAATGTGGAAGTGGTGGCTGTTTCTATTGATTCACACTTTACTCATAACGCATACAGAAATACTCCAATTAATAAGGGAGGCATAGGTCCTGTTCGCTTTACTATGGCTGCTGACATTACCCATAGTATTTGCCAATCTTATGGAGTTGAACATCCTGCTGCAGGTGTGGCATTCCGCGGCGCATTTATTATTGATACGAATGGCGTAGTCCGCTCACAAATCGTTAATGATTTGCCTATCGGTCGTAATATGGATGAAATTATAAGAATCATTGATGCGGTACAGCACTTTGAAGAAAATGGTGAAGTGTGTCCGGCAGGCTGGCAAAAAGGTAAAGCCGGGATGAAGGCA
- the sodB gene encoding superoxide dismutase [Fe]: MTFTLPELPYAKNALEPHISSETLEYHYGKHHQAYVTNLNKLIPGTEFESMDLEEIIKKSKGGIFNNAAQVWNHTFYWHCLSPNGGGEPKGKLAEAINKHFESFSKFKEQFTQTAITTFGSGWAWLVQDNTGALKIISTSNAGTPMTEGLTALLTCDVWEHAYYIDYRNVRPDYVSAFWALVNWDFVAGNLK, from the coding sequence ATGACATTTACATTGCCTGAGTTACCATATGCCAAGAATGCGTTAGAACCCCATATTTCCAGTGAAACCCTAGAGTATCATTACGGCAAACATCATCAAGCCTACGTGACCAATTTGAACAAACTTATTCCTGGAACCGAATTTGAATCCATGGACCTGGAAGAGATCATCAAAAAATCAAAAGGCGGAATATTTAATAATGCCGCACAAGTTTGGAATCACACCTTTTATTGGCATTGCCTGAGCCCCAATGGTGGTGGTGAGCCCAAAGGAAAGTTAGCTGAAGCGATCAATAAACATTTTGAATCCTTCAGTAAATTTAAAGAGCAATTCACTCAAACCGCAATCACAACTTTTGGTTCTGGCTGGGCCTGGCTTGTTCAAGATAATACGGGCGCTTTAAAAATAATCAGCACCAGTAATGCAGGCACTCCGATGACTGAAGGTTTAACCGCATTATTGACTTGCGATGTCTGGGAGCATGCTTATTATATTGACTATCGTAATGTGCGTCCGGACTACGTTTCTGCGTTCTGGGCTTTAGTCAATTGGGATTTTGTAGCCGGCAATCTAAAATAA